The Neovison vison isolate M4711 chromosome 5, ASM_NN_V1, whole genome shotgun sequence genome includes a region encoding these proteins:
- the ARL4D gene encoding ADP-ribosylation factor-like protein 4D, whose protein sequence is MGNHLTEMAPTAASFLPHFQALHVVVIGLDSAGKTSLLYRLKFKEFVQSVPTKGFNTEKIRVPLGGSRGITFQVWDVGGQEKLRPLWRSYTRRTDGLVFVVDAAEAERLEEAKVELHRISRASDNQGVPVLVLANKQDQPGALSAAEVEKRLAVRELAAATLTHVQGCSAVDGLGLQPGLERLYEMILKRKKAARVGKKRR, encoded by the coding sequence ATGGGGAACCACTTGACGGAGATGGCGCCCACTGCCGCCTCTTTCTTGCCCCACTTCCAGGCCCTGCATGTCGTGGTCATTGGACTGGACTCTGCTGGAAAGACTTCACTCCTCTACCGGCTCAAGTTCAAGGAGTTTGTCCAGAGCGTCCCCACCAAAGGCTTCAACACAGAGAAGATCCGGGTGCCCCTGGGAGGGTCCCGTGGCATCACCTTCCAAGTGTGGGATGTGGGGGGCCAAGAGAAGCTGCGACCCCTGTGGCGCTCCTACACACGGCGGACAGACGGGTTGGTGTTTGTGGTGGATGCTGCCGAGGCTGAGCGCCTGGAGGAGGCCAAGGTGGAGCTCCACCGAATCAGTCGGGCTTCGGACAACCAGGGTGTGCCTGTGCTGGTCCTGGCCAACAAGCAGGATCAGCCTGGGGCACTGAGCGCTGCAGAGGTTGAGAAGAGGCTGGCCGTCCGAGAGCTTGCAGCGGCCACACTCACCCATGTGCAGGGCTGCAGTGCTGTGGATGGGCTGGGCTTGCAGCCAGGCCTGGAGCGCCTGTACGAGATGATCCTCAAGAGGAAGAAGGCAGCCCGGGTAGGCAAGAAGAGACGGTGA